Genomic segment of Paenibacillaceae bacterium GAS479:
CATTTCAATTCCGGTCAAATCCTCAAAAGAAGTTACTCCGTACTCCTGAATTCCGCAAGGAACAATACCTGTGAATCCTTCCTGCCCGATACCAGCCTTAATATTCAGCGCAAAACCATGGCTCGTCACGAAACCTCTGCGCCGACGCGATTTATTGAACTTGATGCCGATCGCAGCAATTTTCTCATCGCCGACCCACACTCCAGTATACTCCGACTTGCGATCGCCTACGATACCGTAATCAGCTAACCAGTCTATGATGACTTGTTCAAGATCGCGTAGGAACCCGTGCAGGTTGAGCCCTTTGGCATCCAAATAAATCAATGGATAGCCGACGAGTTGGCCCGGACCGTGATAGGTAATATCTCCACCCCGA
This window contains:
- a CDS encoding lipoyl(octanoyl) transferase produces the protein MDTKSEVRPLAARYIDIIDYGEAWDLQKEYVSEIDKGERVETLLLLQHPPTYTLGTDRHPEHLLLPPEVLSERGISVYEIDRGGDITYHGPGQLVGYPLIYLDAKGLNLHGFLRDLEQVIIDWLADYGIVGDRKSEYTGVWVGDEKIAAIGIKFNKSRRRRGFVTSHGFALNIKAGIGQEGFTGIVPCGIQEYGVTSFEDLTGIEMDLERAAREILPHFMKRFDFSPG